A stretch of the Poseidonibacter parvus genome encodes the following:
- a CDS encoding chemotaxis protein CheA: MSFDISKYREMFLEEAEELFESADNVLLEAENNGSLTDDEMGQLFRDVHTLKGSGASVELKLFAEFTHDVENMMDKLRNHQIEFIPEMAGTLIDGLDVMKEILDLEVAEDLTKETFTEMTSSLLVEIRAYTNGTAVKKEEPEVVVPVVSTPEPVKKEIEVSDDDNFGFFDDDLNDQIGSKSYGIFADDVDEDQKNFGFYDEALENASNNYKDTPLNQEEKENFGFFDDVPSLTPDAVMESNNIQETENKEEANVVTSNDVVKTEQKPVARASKEIKEKPTKKASTNNNIRVNLDKIDLLMNNVGDLVITNAMLTQFSSTIDDTKTRNSVLERLELLERHIRDMQDSIMSIRMVPMESIYSKFPKVVRDISKKLGKKVEFKHFGDNVEIDKAMIEGLTDPLMHIIRNSLDHGLETPEERESSGKTDVGSIIISAEQANGQMIITIEDDGRGIDSEKVALKALDQGQIDENQYNTMSLNEKAMLVFGAGVSTADQISEISGRGVGMDVVKTNIQKLGGDLKLDTTLGQGTILTIMLPLTLAILDGLDIAVSDQKYILPLSSIVESLQPTSDMIKKIGDGTQDLLMLREEFIPVVRIHQLFGLKNSFENLEDGMLIVVKSGNTKVALSIDEFLNQHQVVVKPLDKNFRSVEGIGAATVRGDGSIGLILDVVGIINAQINIEKNMNKARKAS; this comes from the coding sequence ATGTCATTTGATATTTCAAAATATAGAGAAATGTTTTTAGAAGAAGCTGAAGAACTTTTTGAATCAGCAGATAATGTACTTTTAGAAGCAGAAAATAATGGTTCTTTAACAGACGATGAAATGGGACAATTATTTAGAGATGTGCATACCTTAAAAGGTAGTGGTGCATCAGTTGAGTTAAAACTTTTTGCTGAATTCACTCATGATGTAGAAAATATGATGGATAAATTAAGAAATCATCAAATTGAGTTTATTCCTGAAATGGCTGGAACTTTAATTGATGGTTTAGATGTAATGAAAGAGATTTTAGATCTTGAAGTTGCAGAAGATTTAACAAAAGAAACTTTTACAGAAATGACGTCTAGCTTATTAGTTGAGATTCGTGCATATACAAATGGAACAGCTGTAAAAAAAGAAGAACCTGAAGTTGTAGTACCTGTTGTCTCAACACCTGAACCTGTTAAAAAAGAAATTGAAGTATCAGATGATGATAATTTCGGTTTTTTTGATGATGATTTAAATGATCAAATTGGAAGTAAATCTTATGGAATTTTTGCTGATGATGTAGATGAGGATCAAAAAAACTTTGGTTTTTATGATGAAGCATTAGAAAATGCATCAAATAATTATAAAGATACTCCTTTAAATCAAGAAGAAAAAGAAAATTTTGGATTCTTTGACGACGTTCCTTCATTAACACCTGATGCTGTTATGGAAAGTAATAATATTCAAGAAACTGAAAATAAAGAAGAAGCTAATGTAGTTACATCTAATGATGTAGTTAAAACTGAACAAAAACCAGTTGCAAGAGCTAGTAAAGAAATTAAAGAAAAACCAACTAAAAAAGCATCAACAAATAACAATATTAGAGTTAATCTAGATAAAATTGATTTACTTATGAATAATGTTGGAGATTTAGTTATTACAAATGCAATGCTTACACAATTTTCTTCAACAATTGATGATACAAAAACTAGAAATTCTGTACTTGAGAGATTAGAACTTTTAGAAAGACATATTAGAGATATGCAAGATTCAATTATGAGTATTCGTATGGTACCTATGGAATCTATTTATTCAAAATTCCCAAAAGTTGTAAGAGATATTTCTAAAAAACTTGGCAAGAAAGTAGAGTTCAAACATTTTGGTGATAATGTTGAAATTGATAAAGCAATGATTGAAGGATTAACTGATCCTTTAATGCATATTATTAGAAATTCACTTGACCATGGTTTAGAAACTCCAGAAGAAAGAGAATCATCTGGAAAAACTGACGTTGGTTCAATTATTATCTCAGCAGAACAAGCTAATGGTCAAATGATTATTACAATTGAAGATGATGGAAGAGGAATTGATTCTGAGAAAGTTGCCTTAAAAGCACTTGATCAAGGACAAATTGATGAAAATCAATACAATACAATGAGTCTTAACGAAAAAGCTATGCTTGTATTTGGAGCAGGTGTTTCAACTGCTGATCAAATTTCTGAAATTTCGGGTCGTGGTGTTGGTATGGATGTTGTTAAAACAAATATACAAAAACTAGGTGGAGATCTAAAATTAGATACAACTTTAGGGCAGGGTACGATTTTAACAATTATGTTACCTTTAACTCTTGCAATTCTTGATGGTTTAGATATTGCAGTTAGTGATCAAAAATATATTTTACCACTATCATCAATTGTTGAGTCATTACAACCAACATCTGATATGATTAAAAAAATTGGTGACGGAACACAAGATCTACTAATGTTAAGAGAAGAATTCATTCCAGTTGTGAGAATTCATCAGTTATTTGGACTAAAGAATAGTTTTGAAAACTTAGAAGATGGAATGTTAATTGTTGTTAAATCTGGGAATACAAAAGTTGCATTGTCAATTGATGAATTCTTAAATCAACATCAAGTTGTTGTAAAACCACTTGATAAAAACTTTAGATCTGTTGAAGGTATTGGTGCTGCAACAGTAAGAGGTGATGGTAGTATTGGCTTGATTTTAGATGTTGTTGGTATTATAAATGCACAAATAAATATTGAGAAGAATATGAATAAGGCAAGAAAAGCATCATAA
- a CDS encoding tyrosine-type recombinase/integrase yields the protein MRYDLDFSNTFDRTLLFWIERFIRYKLTTLSNRQVNDKEKLALIIQKLVVGTNNINELTLLVKDARNIGLSGINTYFNPLVKLFNFLNNLGLASMKEIDEELLSDFLASSTSGLSDASKKNHRIALLGLFTYIDKQNENTDGNSYMFKIELKNWGGLKGNSGSKLPSFMNKDEINRFLIAINEYEFSDKTSYRNRLIIKMIIYTGIRVSEMLNLKLKDMFKEDDVYLLQIRGKGNKPRVVMIKASIIENDLNNWLDMRVCNDDLLVCNQKGNRLTQSYVSRTVENILISAGIRKEKNGAHMLRHSFATLLYQKHHDLILVQEALGHADINTSRIYTHFDKDRLRATTNLMD from the coding sequence ATGAGATATGATTTAGACTTTTCTAATACTTTTGATAGAACACTATTGTTTTGGATTGAACGTTTTATAAGGTATAAATTAACTACACTATCAAATAGACAAGTTAATGATAAAGAAAAACTAGCACTTATAATACAAAAATTAGTTGTTGGTACAAATAATATTAATGAACTTACATTATTAGTGAAAGATGCAAGAAACATTGGTTTATCAGGAATTAACACATATTTTAATCCCTTAGTAAAACTTTTTAATTTTCTAAATAATTTAGGTTTAGCTTCAATGAAAGAAATTGATGAAGAACTCTTGAGTGATTTTTTAGCAAGTTCAACAAGTGGTCTATCAGATGCATCAAAGAAAAATCATAGAATTGCCCTACTTGGACTTTTTACTTATATTGACAAACAAAATGAAAATACAGATGGTAATTCATATATGTTTAAAATTGAGCTAAAAAATTGGGGAGGATTAAAAGGAAATTCTGGTTCAAAACTACCCTCTTTTATGAATAAAGATGAAATTAATAGATTTTTAATAGCTATTAATGAGTATGAATTTAGTGATAAAACATCATATAGAAACAGACTTATCATCAAAATGATAATTTATACAGGTATTCGTGTATCTGAGATGTTAAATCTAAAATTAAAAGACATGTTTAAAGAAGATGATGTTTATTTACTTCAAATTAGAGGAAAAGGAAATAAACCACGAGTTGTAATGATTAAAGCCTCAATTATAGAAAATGATTTAAATAATTGGCTTGATATGCGTGTTTGTAATGATGACTTATTAGTATGTAATCAAAAAGGAAATAGATTAACCCAAAGTTATGTAAGTAGAACTGTTGAAAATATATTAATAAGTGCAGGAATTAGAAAAGAAAAAAATGGTGCTCATATGTTAAGACACTCATTTGCAACTTTATTATATCAAAAACATCATGATTTAATTTTAGTACAAGAAGCACTAGGACATGCAGATATAAATACATCTAGAATATATACACACTTTGATAAAGATAGGTTAAGAGCAACTACTAATTTAATGGATTAA
- a CDS encoding phosphoribosyltransferase, whose product MTTDPIFFKNREVAAYRLLDVLPIDKMKLEDWTVLSTSCSGYPIASIIAKELNAKLDMMFSKKIYAPSNNECEIAIVTEAEEVLIHEELVKSFDINLDLIYGQSKYLYENELSYEVSKFRNEATLTNLNERNILLIDEGLNTGLTMMACIKSAIKLGAKSISVATPVIPTASIQTIESIADDLYYVEKLDHFISINFYYDTLEEIKFKDIETIKKD is encoded by the coding sequence ATGACTACTGATCCAATTTTTTTTAAAAATAGAGAAGTTGCTGCATACAGATTACTTGATGTTCTACCTATTGATAAAATGAAACTAGAAGATTGGACTGTTTTATCTACTTCTTGTAGTGGTTATCCAATTGCAAGTATTATTGCAAAAGAGTTAAATGCCAAATTAGATATGATGTTTTCAAAGAAAATATATGCACCTAGTAATAATGAATGCGAAATTGCTATTGTAACAGAAGCTGAGGAAGTTCTAATTCATGAAGAACTTGTAAAATCTTTTGATATAAATTTAGATTTGATATATGGTCAATCTAAATATTTATATGAAAATGAGCTATCGTATGAAGTGAGTAAATTCAGAAATGAAGCAACTTTAACTAATTTAAATGAAAGAAATATACTTCTTATTGATGAAGGATTAAATACAGGATTAACAATGATGGCTTGTATTAAAAGTGCAATTAAATTAGGTGCAAAATCAATATCAGTGGCAACACCAGTAATTCCCACTGCAAGTATTCAAACAATTGAATCAATTGCAGATGATTTGTATTATGTAGAAAAATTAGATCATTTTATATCTATTAATTTTTATTATGATACATTAGAAGAAATAAAATTTAAAGATATAGAAACAATAAAAAAGGATTAA
- a CDS encoding polyribonucleotide nucleotidyltransferase, translating to MSTVCEFELSKKQEIFEFGKVAKQANGSVLAKLGNAVVLATVVSEFDNPVSEDFTPLTVQYIEKTYAAAKLPGGFFKREAKASEFETLTSRVIDRSLRPLFPKGYVYPTTITVMVLSADKEVDIQALALNAANAALYTSNLPVKKSVCGVRVAKIDGEYVANPKMSELENSTLDLYIAGSKDELLMIEMKSISSTDMVEVDIEAFTKVHNSNEVNETNLVEAIAFAQKALFEANSAYEAGFEEACKDMKEVELVEFKIPEEVIVYVRNTYSSNITAAIEKLAKSERATELKDVAKMISIDSYCEENEIEFSVVYEAVSVVKREIVRKMIVNDKVRADGRGLKDVRPISIDTNILPSAHSSCLFTRGETQALVVGTLAGAKDGQMYEMLTEKSTLIDRFMLHYNFPGFSVGEAKPMFGVGRRELGHGNLGKKALEPTIDNDYSETVRLVSEILESNGSSSMATVCGGSLALKAAGVPISDLVAGVAMGMVVEDGKYSVLTDIMGLEDHDGDMDFKVAGTAKGITALQMDIKLGGIELSVLEEALLQAKEGREHILGLMETAAAEIIPSEALPLIEQFAIDPSKIMVVIGKAGSTIKEIIEKFSVGIDLDRDSGNVKVSGNNKQNVLDACEHIKTISNNAVSRKPHSKDLDFEKLYKVDDVVMGKVERIVDFGAFVALPKGGEGLLHISKISKQRVKNVSDVLSVADEIEIKVLKVTKDRIELASNSI from the coding sequence ATGTCAACAGTTTGTGAATTTGAATTAAGTAAAAAACAAGAGATTTTCGAGTTTGGAAAAGTAGCTAAACAAGCAAATGGATCTGTATTAGCAAAATTAGGAAATGCAGTTGTATTAGCAACAGTAGTAAGTGAATTTGATAATCCTGTTAGTGAAGATTTTACTCCTTTAACAGTTCAATATATTGAAAAAACATACGCAGCAGCAAAGTTACCTGGAGGTTTCTTTAAAAGAGAAGCAAAAGCCAGTGAATTTGAAACATTAACTTCAAGAGTAATTGATAGAAGTTTAAGACCATTATTTCCAAAAGGTTATGTTTATCCTACAACTATTACTGTAATGGTTCTAAGTGCAGATAAAGAAGTTGATATTCAAGCATTAGCTTTAAATGCTGCAAATGCTGCATTATATACATCAAACTTACCTGTTAAAAAATCTGTTTGTGGTGTTAGAGTTGCAAAAATTGATGGTGAATATGTAGCAAATCCAAAAATGAGTGAATTAGAAAACTCGACTTTAGATTTATATATAGCAGGTTCTAAAGATGAATTATTAATGATTGAAATGAAATCTATTTCTTCAACTGATATGGTTGAAGTTGATATTGAAGCTTTTACAAAAGTTCATAATTCAAATGAAGTTAATGAAACTAATTTAGTTGAAGCTATTGCTTTTGCACAAAAAGCTTTATTTGAAGCAAATAGTGCTTATGAAGCAGGTTTTGAAGAAGCTTGTAAAGATATGAAAGAAGTTGAATTAGTTGAATTTAAAATTCCTGAAGAAGTTATTGTTTATGTAAGAAACACTTATTCTTCAAATATTACAGCGGCTATTGAAAAACTAGCTAAAAGTGAAAGAGCTACTGAACTTAAAGATGTTGCAAAAATGATTTCTATTGATTCATATTGTGAAGAAAATGAAATTGAATTTTCAGTTGTTTATGAAGCAGTTTCTGTTGTTAAAAGAGAAATCGTAAGAAAAATGATTGTAAATGATAAGGTAAGAGCTGATGGTAGAGGTTTAAAAGATGTTAGACCAATTTCAATTGATACAAATATTTTACCTTCAGCACATTCATCTTGTTTATTTACTCGAGGTGAGACACAAGCATTAGTTGTAGGAACTTTAGCTGGAGCTAAAGATGGACAAATGTATGAAATGTTAACTGAAAAATCAACATTAATAGATAGATTTATGCTTCATTATAACTTCCCAGGTTTCTCAGTAGGAGAAGCTAAACCAATGTTTGGAGTAGGAAGAAGAGAATTAGGTCATGGTAATTTAGGTAAAAAAGCCTTAGAACCAACTATTGATAACGATTATTCTGAAACAGTAAGATTAGTATCAGAAATTTTAGAATCAAATGGTTCTTCATCAATGGCAACAGTATGTGGTGGTTCTTTAGCACTTAAAGCAGCTGGTGTTCCAATTTCTGATTTAGTTGCTGGTGTTGCAATGGGTATGGTTGTTGAAGATGGTAAATATTCTGTACTAACTGATATTATGGGACTTGAAGATCACGATGGTGATATGGACTTTAAAGTTGCAGGTACAGCAAAAGGTATTACTGCTTTACAAATGGATATTAAACTTGGTGGAATTGAGTTAAGTGTTTTAGAAGAAGCATTATTACAAGCAAAAGAAGGACGAGAACATATTTTAGGTCTTATGGAAACAGCAGCAGCAGAGATTATTCCAAGTGAGGCTTTACCATTAATTGAACAATTTGCAATTGATCCTAGTAAAATAATGGTTGTTATTGGAAAAGCTGGTTCAACAATTAAAGAAATAATTGAGAAATTCTCGGTAGGAATTGACTTAGATAGAGATAGTGGTAATGTTAAAGTAAGTGGAAATAATAAGCAAAATGTATTAGATGCTTGTGAACATATTAAAACAATTTCAAACAATGCAGTTTCTAGAAAACCACATTCAAAAGATTTAGATTTTGAAAAACTTTATAAAGTGGATGATGTTGTAATGGGTAAAGTAGAAAGAATTGTTGACTTTGGTGCTTTTGTTGCCTTACCAAAAGGTGGAGAAGGACTACTTCATATTTCTAAAATATCTAAACAAAGAGTAAAAAATGTTTCTGATGTTTTAAGTGTTGCAGATGAAATAGAAATAAAAGTACTTAAAGTTACAAAAGACAGAATTGAATTAGCTTCTAATTCAATTTAA
- a CDS encoding protein-glutamate methylesterase/protein-glutamine glutaminase: MYTVLVIDDSASMRRIIKDMINDIEEFEVISMAVDAYDAREKIKQYEPDLVTIDINMPKMDGVTFLRNLMRLHPMPAVVVSGEGVRGNDIFDDGAVGFIPKPENGESMQSFQHRIKDTLLNLTFLLKRYTLKKPRALIVKKTNNKEIEYKIHPDEVMSSKPIRGNGSKLIAIGSSTGGVEALCKVFMKLPSSLPPILITQHIPYGFSNSFAHRLNDNSEVNVHEAKDGMLLEKGHAYLAPGNMHLSIEKSGLGYKTKLLDTKKVSQHKPSVDILFRSVNNVIGSSAMAVIMTGMGDDGMIAMKDMYDNNVYTLAQNEESCVVFGMPAKAIKAGAIKDIIHLDDIAEYIIDYSKGKRK, translated from the coding sequence GTGTATACAGTTTTAGTTATTGATGATTCTGCTTCAATGAGAAGAATTATTAAAGATATGATTAATGATATTGAAGAATTTGAAGTTATATCAATGGCTGTAGATGCCTATGATGCAAGAGAAAAAATTAAACAATATGAACCTGATTTAGTTACTATTGATATAAATATGCCTAAAATGGATGGAGTAACTTTCTTAAGAAACTTAATGAGACTCCACCCTATGCCTGCTGTTGTTGTGTCAGGTGAGGGTGTAAGAGGTAATGATATTTTTGATGATGGAGCTGTTGGTTTTATTCCTAAACCTGAAAATGGTGAATCTATGCAATCTTTTCAACATAGAATAAAAGATACCTTATTAAATTTAACATTTTTACTTAAAAGATATACTTTAAAAAAACCAAGAGCATTAATTGTAAAAAAAACTAATAATAAAGAAATAGAGTATAAAATTCATCCAGATGAAGTAATGTCATCTAAACCAATTAGAGGTAATGGAAGTAAATTAATTGCAATAGGTTCTTCAACAGGTGGTGTTGAAGCTTTATGTAAAGTATTTATGAAACTTCCTTCTTCTTTACCTCCTATTTTAATTACTCAACACATACCATATGGATTTTCAAACTCATTTGCTCATAGATTAAACGATAACTCAGAAGTAAATGTTCACGAGGCAAAAGATGGAATGCTTTTAGAAAAAGGTCATGCTTATTTAGCTCCTGGAAATATGCACTTAAGTATTGAAAAAAGTGGATTAGGGTATAAAACTAAATTACTAGACACAAAAAAAGTTAGTCAACATAAACCAAGCGTAGATATATTATTTCGATCAGTTAACAATGTAATTGGTTCATCTGCAATGGCTGTTATCATGACTGGTATGGGTGATGATGGAATGATTGCAATGAAAGATATGTATGATAATAATGTTTATACTCTTGCACAAAATGAAGAATCTTGTGTTGTATTTGGAATGCCAGCAAAAGCAATTAAAGCAGGTGCAATAAAAGACATCATTCATTTAGATGATATAGCTGAGTATATTATAGATTATTCTAAGGGAAAGAGAAAATAG
- a CDS encoding CheR family methyltransferase — MNYTTDDIHNKVKKLLYGLTGITLADNKDIMISNRIEKLKRDSKFKGDIMELLQLIEEGSYVTDFINSFTTNKTHFFREDFHFLDLKNRAIPELVKSGNNISMYCSASSTGEEPYSMAMTLLETQEELGKRLNASIIATDIDTNVLQYAANGVYRYSKSSKEFPSWIKPPKYFKKRVQKNLSGEEILIKVKDELKKMISFQVMNLNDSSYPFSKNQFDIVFCRNVLIYFSSEDQNKILKKLFSHLKIGGTLYLGHSENPQDLVNYVKRVGQNIFIKEKEIF, encoded by the coding sequence ATGAATTACACTACAGATGATATTCACAATAAAGTAAAAAAACTTCTTTATGGATTAACTGGTATAACTCTAGCAGATAATAAAGATATCATGATCTCTAATAGAATAGAGAAACTAAAAAGAGATAGTAAATTTAAAGGTGATATTATGGAACTTCTTCAATTAATTGAAGAAGGTTCGTATGTTACTGATTTTATTAACTCTTTTACTACAAATAAAACTCACTTTTTCAGAGAAGATTTTCATTTTTTAGATTTAAAAAATAGAGCCATACCAGAACTAGTGAAATCTGGAAATAATATTAGTATGTATTGCTCTGCTTCTTCTACAGGAGAAGAACCTTATTCAATGGCAATGACACTCTTAGAAACTCAAGAAGAATTAGGAAAAAGATTAAATGCTTCAATAATTGCTACAGATATAGATACAAACGTATTACAATATGCAGCAAATGGGGTTTATAGATATTCTAAATCATCAAAAGAGTTTCCTTCTTGGATAAAACCTCCTAAATATTTCAAAAAAAGAGTTCAAAAGAATTTATCTGGTGAAGAGATACTTATAAAAGTTAAAGATGAGTTAAAGAAAATGATTTCTTTTCAAGTTATGAATTTAAATGACTCTTCTTATCCTTTTTCGAAAAATCAATTTGATATTGTTTTTTGTAGAAACGTATTAATATATTTTTCATCAGAGGATCAAAATAAAATATTAAAAAAACTTTTTTCACACCTAAAGATTGGTGGTACTTTGTATTTAGGTCATTCAGAAAACCCACAAGATCTAGTTAATTATGTAAAAAGAGTAGGGCAAAATATTTTTATAAAAGAAAAGGAAATCTTTTGA
- a CDS encoding response regulator encodes MAKLLIVDDSTMLRDMLNYALNEGGYTDVTEAVDGVDGLAKANSADFDLIITDVNMPNMDGLTLIGELRKIPKYSKKPILVLTTERSDEMKTKGKAAGATGWIVKPFVPDQLLKAVNIVLSR; translated from the coding sequence ATGGCGAAGCTTTTAATCGTAGATGATTCTACAATGCTAAGAGATATGTTAAATTATGCATTAAATGAAGGTGGTTACACAGATGTAACTGAGGCAGTTGATGGAGTAGATGGTTTAGCAAAAGCTAATAGCGCTGATTTTGACTTAATAATAACTGACGTAAATATGCCAAATATGGATGGACTTACACTTATTGGCGAACTTCGAAAAATACCAAAATATTCTAAAAAACCTATTTTAGTACTAACAACTGAAAGAAGTGATGAAATGAAAACTAAAGGTAAAGCTGCTGGAGCTACTGGTTGGATAGTTAAGCCTTTTGTTCCTGATCAATTGTTAAAAGCGGTAAATATCGTTTTAAGTAGATAA
- a CDS encoding chemotaxis protein CheD, with translation MIIIGHKDGSIEKTSSIRFTQKTKGLSTHTVIGGEFAVGNDVEEIAFKTLLGSCVAIMFFDKVSKIKGMNHFLLPATNNSNDDMKYGLYSVEAMLNEMYKLGCNKNNMVAKISGGADIMQLNMSSQSIGHRNVEFAKDFCKSEGFQLVSEHTRGEHGRLILLANEFETFIKVTQKSETDSKIASEEKSLQKEITKAPVIKEYVGAVDLFGMEEKQEPEMEIELF, from the coding sequence TTGATTATTATTGGACATAAAGATGGAAGTATTGAAAAAACGTCTTCTATAAGATTTACACAAAAAACTAAAGGTCTATCAACACACACTGTAATTGGTGGAGAATTTGCTGTTGGTAATGATGTTGAAGAAATTGCTTTTAAAACATTATTAGGCTCATGTGTAGCCATTATGTTTTTTGATAAAGTAAGTAAAATAAAAGGAATGAACCATTTTTTACTTCCGGCAACAAATAATAGTAATGATGATATGAAATATGGTCTTTATTCTGTTGAAGCAATGCTTAATGAAATGTATAAACTAGGCTGTAATAAAAATAATATGGTTGCAAAAATATCAGGTGGTGCTGATATCATGCAACTTAATATGTCATCACAGTCAATAGGGCATAGAAATGTAGAGTTTGCTAAAGATTTTTGTAAATCAGAAGGTTTTCAATTAGTTAGTGAACATACACGTGGTGAACATGGTAGGTTGATTTTATTAGCAAATGAATTTGAAACTTTTATTAAAGTAACTCAAAAAAGTGAAACAGATAGTAAAATTGCATCTGAAGAGAAATCATTACAAAAAGAGATTACAAAAGCTCCTGTTATCAAAGAATATGTTGGTGCTGTTGACTTATTTGGAATGGAAGAAAAACAAGAACCAGAAATGGAAATTGAACTTTTCTAA